One Camelina sativa cultivar DH55 chromosome 3, Cs, whole genome shotgun sequence genomic window carries:
- the LOC104779332 gene encoding probable 2-oxoglutarate-dependent dioxygenase AOP1.2, whose translation MESFGIYENYIDEHLKSTKCLMRMMKYNGVDETEEGLGMEAHTDRNVLTIVCLNDVADGGLEVKTKDGSHWIEANPLKILHSSSLGEVLLNGRVQSAVHRVVRMGTETRYSSGLFSMPNTEDLISAPEEMVDPEYPRLFNPFDFEAYYKFTCEGSGRRDLSGLKTYCSLLK comes from the exons ATGGAGAGTTTTGGGATCTACGAAAACTACATAGACGAACATCTCAAATCGACGAAATGCCTAATGCGGATGATGAAATACAATGGAGttgatgaaacagaggaggGGCTAGGCATGGAGGCTCATACAGATAGAAATGTGCTCACCATAGTTTGCCTGAACGATGTAGCAGACGGAGGATTAGAGGTGAAAACCAAAGACGGTAGCCACTGGATCGAAGCTAACCCTCTCAAGATTCTTCATTCCTCGTCATTGGGGGAA GTACTGCTGAACGGCCGGGTGCAATCTGCGGTTCACCGTGTGGTTAGAATGGGGACGGAAACAAGGTACTCGTCTGGACTTTTCTCTATGCCAAACACCGAGGATTTGATAAGTGCACCGGAGGAGATGGTTGATCCCGAGTATCCTCGCCTCTTTAACCCCTTTGATTTTGAAGCATACTATAAGTTCACCTGCGAGGGATCCGGAAGGAGAGATCTATCTGGTCTCAAGACTTATTGTAGCCTCTTGAAATAA